The Candidatus Eremiobacteraceae bacterium genome segment GGTCTGGCGCAGCTGCTCGAGCACCTGCGTGCGCGTCGGCGCTTTGCCGCCGTTGGCTTTGATCGCCTCGCCGATCGCGTGGATGAGCACCGACGCCGCGGCATACGCGTTGGCCGAATACGGCCCGACCGGCTGCTTGTACTCGGCTTGGTAGTCCGTGAGGAACCGCGCGGCCGCCGGCAGCTTGGCCGCATTGACCGACGCGACCGTCACCCAGACGTTGTCCGCGGTCGCGCCGGCGTCTTGCAAGAATTGGTTGTCGCTGATGCCGTCGGCTCCGGCGTACGGAATGGAGCCGAGGCCCGCGTCCGGCATCTGTTTGCGGATCAGTCCGCCCCCCGTCGACGTGTTGCCGCCGAAGAACACGATGTCGGGATGAGCGCTGGCGATGCGCGTCAGCAACGCGTGGAAGTCCTGCTGGCCCTTGGTGATATGGTCGTGACCGAGCGACGTGCCGCCCAGCTTCTTGAACGCGCCCTCCCACTGATCGGCGACGCCCTTGCCGTAGGTCTCGTTATCGTCGACCACATACGCTTTGCGCGCCCCGAGTTTCGTGTACGCGTAGGTCGCGCCGGCGGGTCCCTGGATGTCGTCGGTCGTGCACACGCGGAAGTAAGCGATCTGGTCCGGGTGGTCTTTGCGCATCGCCAGCGCATCCGGCCCCTTGGTGAGCGTCGGGTTGGTGTTCGACGGGCTGATGAGCGCGAGCAACAGGCTGTTGGAGAGCGGGATCTCGGCGCGCGCCACGTTGCTGTTGAACGGTCCGATAACGCCCAGCACGGCAGGATCCGCGCCGAACGATTCGATGTTCTTGGCTCCTTGCGCCGGATCGTGCACGCCGTTGACCGCGTCGTCGAGCACGTCGGCCTCAAACGTGAATCCGGGCACGACGTTCTTGGCGTTGGCCTGCTTGACCGCGAGTTCGGCGCCGTACTGCGTCGGCACGCCGATCGATGCGTCCGCACCCGACACGGGCAGATCGATGCCGATCTTGATGACGTTGCCCGCCGGTCCGGCTCCGCCGGTCGAGGTCGACGACGTCGAGGACTTTTGCGTGCAGCCGGTCACCAGGATGCCCGCAAGCGCTAATGCGATGACGAAAGGACGATGCATGGAGCTCGCTCCTTGATGAAGGTACGAAACGAAAGCTTTGTCGGGTTCGCGAGCGGGAAAGTCGCTCCTTGCAGACCGAAGCGGACCTGCGTGTGCACGCTGCTCATCTGGAAGCACCAGCATCCCGAGTACCCGATCATCGTCGCCGCCAACCGCGACGAATTCGAAGGACGTCCGTCCACCGATCCGCTGCGGCTATGCGAACATCCGCTCGTCGTCGGCGGGCGCGACGAGGTCGCAGGCGGCACGTGGCTGGCGGTGTCTGAGCTCGGCGTCATCGTCGCGCTCACGAATCGGCGCGGAGCTGGGCGGCACGACCCGGCCAAACGCTCGCGCGGGCAGTTGGTGCTCGAGCTCTCGGGCCTCGCGTCGGCGGCACGGATCGAAGAGCGCCTGCGCCTGGTCGACACAGCCGAATACAATCCATTCGTCTTCGTGGCGCTCGACCGCGACCGCGGCATCGCAGCGCACGCAGGCGACGACGGCCTGCGCGTCGCCTCGATGCCCGACGGGCTCCACGTGGTCACCAATTGGGAGATGGACGACGATCGTCATCCGAAATCGCGGCGCACCGCGCAGCTCGCTTCGTCGGTCGACATCGCCGTGGGCGAGCCCGAGTTGATCGATCGCTTGCACCGGCTGCTGGGCGACCACGCGCCTGGCGAGCGCGGCGACGACGGGGGCGTGTGCGTTCACCGCCCGCAGGAGCGATACGGCACGCGCTCCAGTGCGATCGTCACGCTCGCCAAGGGCGGCCCAGCACGCTTCTACTATGGCCGCGGACACGCGTGCGAAAATCGCATGCAAGACGTGTCCGCGCTGTTCCAAAGAGAAGATACATCCCGCGCTCGCGTCGAACGATAAAGCGATGCCGTCTCTTTCACCAGACACCCTGATCCGCGAAGTCGTCGAGACGTACAAAGGCTCCGAGGCTGTCTTCGGCGCGCACGGCCTGCCGTGCGCCGGTTGCCACGTCTCCACGCGCGAAAGCATACGCGGCGGCGCGGGCGTCCACAATCTCGACCTCAACGCGCTCATGGCGGATCTCGAACGCTTCATCGCCGACGGAACCGTTCCGCCGCAACGGCACAAGCCGGCCGGCCCGGCGGCTCCGCCCGCTCGCCAGCGAAAGCCGGGCATCGAACACGTCATCGCGGTGATGTCGGGCAAGGGCGGCGTCGGAAAATCCGCTGTGACGGCGCTGCTTGCGGTCGCATTGCGCCGGCGCGGCGCGAACGTCGGCATCCTCGATGCCGACATCACCGGGCCGAGCCAAGCCAAGCTCTTCGGCGTGACCGCCCGCCCGTACCAAGGGGCCGACGGCAAACCGCACCCGCCCGTCACGCGCACCGGCATCCAGCTCATGTCGATGAATCTGATCCTCGACAACGAGAGCCAAGCAGTGATCTGGCGTGGTCCGATGGTGGCCAAGGCGATCAACGAGTTCTACAACGGCTTGGAGTGGGGCAAGGTCGATTACCTTTTCATCGATCTGCCGCCCGGCACGTCCGATGCGCCCCTCACGGTGCTGCAGTCGCTGCCCGTCTCCGGCACCGTGCTCGTCAGCACGCCGCAGGGGCTAGCGACGATGATCGTCAGCAAAGCGATCAAGCTCGTCCAGCAGCTGCACGCGCCCATCTTGGGGCTGGTCGAGAACATGTCGTACTTCATCGATCCGGACACCGGCAAGCGCTTCGAGCCGTTCGGCGCCAGCAAGGGCGTCCAACTGGTCGTCGAGAGCGGCGCGCCGCTGCTCGCCCAGCTGCCCATCGACCCAACGCTGGCGGCATTGTGCGACGAGGGCAAAGTCGAAGACTACGAATCGTGCGACTATGAAGCCTTGGCCGGCAACTTCATCAAAGTCTTGCCCGCGCTAGCCGTGGGCGCACCGACCGCGTGAGGGCCGTCGCGGCCGTCGCGGCCGCGGGGCTGGCGATCGTGCTCTCGGGAAGCGTGAGCGGATGCGCGCGCCACGACAACGCGGAGCGCTCGGCGTTACACCTGCCGGTCTATCCGCACGCCAACGCGGTCAGCGTGCCGCCGCAGATCCGCGCCAAGAACGCCGGCCATGTGATCGAAGTGTTCACGACGTGGGACTCGTTCGACAAAGTGCGCGACTGGTACGCCGCCATGCTGCCGAAGAGCACGCAGTCGGTGGTCAACGAGGTGGAGCGCCAGGCGACCTTCGCCCTGTTCGACGATCGCCGGCGCAGCGTTCACCTTGAGGTCAGCGGCAATCAGGTGGTGATCTATCTATCCGGCACGGACGCGGCCGTCACTGGACGATGACCGGCGCTGCTACTGGATGATGATGACGGTGCGGATCGGCGGATTCGACAAGTAGCCGAAGAAATCGCCGAAGTAGAACATCCCCGTCGTCGCGCCCGTCGAATACGTCTGCGAGCAGACGAAGAGCCCGCAGCCGAGGGCTAGCGTGCCGGTGGAGAACTCTGGGTACGTGATCGCCGTGCCGGCAGGCAGAGCGGTCGTGCCGTTGGTGTTGGTGAACGTGGCGGGCCAGTTCATGCCGTTGGCCGGGCCGAGCAAGGATGCGGTGTGTGCGACGGCGTGATCGAAATTCACGAAGACAATCGTCTGGTTGGCGGACACCGTGATGATCTGCGACGGCGCAGCCGTCGTCACCGGAGACGCGGTGGGCACCGCCGTCAGCACGCCGTATCCGGTGACGACGCCATAAGTCGGATCGGTCGTCGCGGCGACGCCGTTGGAGATCGAGATGAGGTTCTGCGGCACCGGCGTCGGGGTGGCGCCGGTGGCGGTGGCCGTCGCGGTCGCGGTCGCAGACGGCGTCGGTGTCGGCGTCGTGCTGGTGGCGCTGTTCGAGCACCCGCCGGCGACCGTCACGGTCGCCATGAGGGCGATCGCCACCGCCGCGGTCGCGCGGACTCCCGGCGAGAGCAGCCATCGAAGCGCGTCTTGTGTCCGTTGCAATGCGATCCTCGTCCTCATCTACATCTGTTCGATGCGCTGCGCCTTTTGCAGCATCATGTCGTAGGTCATCTCGCCGTCGATCGCTTCGCGGATCACGCCGTTCTTATCGATGAAGAACGAGCTCGGCATGCCCGCGAGGTGCAGCTGCGTTCCCAGCACTTGATCCTGATCGGACCCGACCGGGAACGTCACGCCGAACCGTTTGGCGAATTGCGCCGCCGTCGCGGGCGCCTCGCCCTGGTCGACCGCGACCACGACGAGTTTGCCACGCTGCTCGCGCGCGAGGCGCTCGAGCGCGGGCATCTCTCTGCGGCACGGGCCGCACCACGAGGCCCACAGGTTCAACAGCACATCGTGTCCGCGCAGCGTCTGCAGATCCAGATCACCGCCCGCGACGAGCGGCACGGTGAGGGCCGGCGTGGTCATGCCGACCACCTGCGCCGGCCCGCGGCTCTGGTCGATCTCGCTCGGGAAAAACGCAGCGATCAGGACCACCAGCGCGACCGCGACGACTGCGCCGACGATCCAGCGAAGCACGCCGACCACTTTGCGAGCACGTGCATGCGGCCCTGCCGTACGGCGCGGCCCAAGCGCGGGTAGGTCGCCGTCGCGGCGCGAAATAGCCGCAGTGTGAAGACGATCTCATCCATAGACGACGTGCAGGCGCTGCTGGCCGAGCATCGCTACGTGGCGGACCGCACGCTCGCCGTGTCCATCTATCTGGCAGCCACGCTTGGCCGCCCGCTGTTCTTAGAGGGCGAAGCCGGCGTCGGCAAGACCGAGGTCGCAAAGGTGCTGTCCGCGGGCTTGGGCCGGCGGCTCATCCGCTTGCAGTGCTATGAGGGCCTCGACGTCAACCACGCGCTGTACGAGTGGAATTACGCCAAGCAGATCCTCCACATACGGCTCGCCGAAACGCACGCCGGCGGCGAGGAGCGCGCCAAGATCGAGCGCGAGATCTTCGGTCCGGAATTCCTCATCAAGCGGCCTCTGCTCCAAGCGATCGACGATCAAAATGCAGCCCCGGCGGTGCTTTTGATCGACGAGATCGACCGGGCGGATGAGGAGTTCGAGGCGTTTCTGCTCGAGCTGCTCTCCGATTTCCAGGTGACGGTGCCCGAGGTCGGCACGTTCACGGCCACGACGCCGCCGTTGGTCGTGCTGACGAGCAATCGCACGCGCGAAGTGCACGACGCCCTCAAACGGCGCTGCCTCTATCACTGGATCGACTATCCCGACGTCGCGCGCGAAGCGCTGATCGTCGAATCAAAAGTCCCCGGCGTCGGACATCGGCTTGCGTTGGAAGCTGCGGCCCTCGTGGCCACGCTGCGCAGCGATTCGTTCTACAAGCATCCAGGCGTGGCCGAGACGATCGACTGGGCGGCGGCGCTGGTCGCGCTCGGCAAGTCATCGCTCGACGAGCGCGCGGTGTCGGAGACGATCGGCTGCCTGCTCAAGTATCAGGAAGACGTCGTCAAAGCGCGCGACACCGCGCTTGCCGCGCGCGTCGAGCGCGCGCACAAGGTCGCGTCGCAGGCGTGAGCGAGCGCGGCCTCATCGTCGACGCGGACGAGCTCGTGCGCTTCGCGCACCTCGGGCGCAACGTCGTCATCTTCGGTCGCGTGCTGCGCGATCTCGGCCTCGGGGTGCAGCCGGACAAAGTGATCTTGCTGGACCAAGCCCTTGACGCCGTCGGCATGCGCTCGCGCGAGGACGTCAAGGCCGCCGCGCGCGCGGTGCTCGTGCGCAAGCCCGAAGAGATCCCCGTCTTCAACGCCGCGTTCGACCTGTTCTGGAGCAAAGCGGTGATGCCGCCCGCACCGGTGGAAGCCGCAGGTTTGCCCGAGCAACCGCCGCCCGATGTCGCGGGAGACCC includes the following:
- a CDS encoding branched-chain amino acid ABC transporter substrate-binding protein yields the protein MHRPFVIALALAGILVTGCTQKSSTSSTSTGGAGPAGNVIKIGIDLPVSGADASIGVPTQYGAELAVKQANAKNVVPGFTFEADVLDDAVNGVHDPAQGAKNIESFGADPAVLGVIGPFNSNVARAEIPLSNSLLLALISPSNTNPTLTKGPDALAMRKDHPDQIAYFRVCTTDDIQGPAGATYAYTKLGARKAYVVDDNETYGKGVADQWEGAFKKLGGTSLGHDHITKGQQDFHALLTRIASAHPDIVFFGGNTSTGGGLIRKQMPDAGLGSIPYAGADGISDNQFLQDAGATADNVWVTVASVNAAKLPAAARFLTDYQAEYKQPVGPYSANAYAAASVLIHAIGEAIKANGGKAPTRTQVLEQLRQTKDFPSVVGTFSFDPNGDTTNRIISFYEAVKDKWVFVTQQNFAGTP
- a CDS encoding NRDE family protein, giving the protein MCTLLIWKHQHPEYPIIVAANRDEFEGRPSTDPLRLCEHPLVVGGRDEVAGGTWLAVSELGVIVALTNRRGAGRHDPAKRSRGQLVLELSGLASAARIEERLRLVDTAEYNPFVFVALDRDRGIAAHAGDDGLRVASMPDGLHVVTNWEMDDDRHPKSRRTAQLASSVDIAVGEPELIDRLHRLLGDHAPGERGDDGGVCVHRPQERYGTRSSAIVTLAKGGPARFYYGRGHACENRMQDVSALFQREDTSRARVER
- a CDS encoding P-loop NTPase, whose amino-acid sequence is MPSLSPDTLIREVVETYKGSEAVFGAHGLPCAGCHVSTRESIRGGAGVHNLDLNALMADLERFIADGTVPPQRHKPAGPAAPPARQRKPGIEHVIAVMSGKGGVGKSAVTALLAVALRRRGANVGILDADITGPSQAKLFGVTARPYQGADGKPHPPVTRTGIQLMSMNLILDNESQAVIWRGPMVAKAINEFYNGLEWGKVDYLFIDLPPGTSDAPLTVLQSLPVSGTVLVSTPQGLATMIVSKAIKLVQQLHAPILGLVENMSYFIDPDTGKRFEPFGASKGVQLVVESGAPLLAQLPIDPTLAALCDEGKVEDYESCDYEALAGNFIKVLPALAVGAPTA
- a CDS encoding TlpA disulfide reductase family protein, with product MLRWIVGAVVAVALVVLIAAFFPSEIDQSRGPAQVVGMTTPALTVPLVAGGDLDLQTLRGHDVLLNLWASWCGPCRREMPALERLAREQRGKLVVVAVDQGEAPATAAQFAKRFGVTFPVGSDQDQVLGTQLHLAGMPSSFFIDKNGVIREAIDGEMTYDMMLQKAQRIEQM
- a CDS encoding MoxR family ATPase, producing MKTISSIDDVQALLAEHRYVADRTLAVSIYLAATLGRPLFLEGEAGVGKTEVAKVLSAGLGRRLIRLQCYEGLDVNHALYEWNYAKQILHIRLAETHAGGEERAKIEREIFGPEFLIKRPLLQAIDDQNAAPAVLLIDEIDRADEEFEAFLLELLSDFQVTVPEVGTFTATTPPLVVLTSNRTREVHDALKRRCLYHWIDYPDVAREALIVESKVPGVGHRLALEAAALVATLRSDSFYKHPGVAETIDWAAALVALGKSSLDERAVSETIGCLLKYQEDVVKARDTALAARVERAHKVASQA